In the genome of Drosophila subpulchrella strain 33 F10 #4 breed RU33 chromosome 2L, RU_Dsub_v1.1 Primary Assembly, whole genome shotgun sequence, one region contains:
- the LOC119546867 gene encoding ryncolin-2-like has translation MQLSSLFIILIINTLACINAEKVCEISTICGNAASIRSQMIAVRVEQERQGELLEGLTEKVDSCVSKIGVETNLYGKSCAEPSVLTQHSEINVIVVPEYSKHPFVVACDQLSQGGGVTIFLRRTDGSEEFFRDWNDYKNGFGKLENEFFLGLDKLHAVTSSQTQELLVLLEDNEGERRYQMYDNFKIGSEQHGFNLESLGNTSGNAGDALATHLGQKFTTKDRDNDKHATANCATTYSSAWWYTACHHSNLAGKYGDNTHGKGINWYQWKGHTYSLKRAQMMIRPKRQCN, from the exons ATGCAGCTCTCaagtttatttataattttaatcatTAATACATTAGCCTGTATAAATGCTGAAAAAGTGTGTGAAATATCAACGATTTGCGGCAACGCAGCGTCCATTCGATCACAAATGATTGCAGTGCG aGTCGAGCAAGAGCGACAAGGGGAGTTACTAGAAGGCTTAACTGAGAAAGTCGACAGCTGTGTGTCCAAAATTGGAGTGGAAACAAATTTGTACGGAAAAAGTTGCGCCGAACCCTCGGTGCTCACCCAGCACAGTGAAATAAATGTGATCGTGGTGCCCGAGTACAGTAAACACCCATTTGTAGTGGCCTGCGATCAGCTAAGTCAAGGTGGTGGTGTGACCATTTTCCTACGTCGCACAGACGGCAGTGAGGAGTTCTTCCGAGATTGGAACGACTATAAAAACGGTTTCGGGAAGCTAGAAAATGAATTCTTCTTGGGCCTTGATAAGCTGCACGCCGTAACTTCATCGCAGACCCAAGAACTCTTGGTGCTACTCGAAGACAATGAGGGAGAACGGCGATATCAGATGTACGATAACTTCAAAATCGGTTCAGAGCAGCACGGCTTTAATCTGGAATCATTGGGCAATACTTCGGGAAATGCCGGCGATGCTTTGGCCACCCATTTGGGCCAGAAGTTTACCACCAAAGATCGCGACAATGACAAACATGCCACAGCCAATTGTGCCACAACTTACAGCAGTGCTTGGTGGTACACCGCCTGTCATCAcag CAATTTGGCTGGCAAATATGGCGATAACACCCATGGAAAGGGCATCAACTGGTATCAGTGGAAGGGGCATACCTATTCGTTAAAACGTGCGCAAATGATGATAAGGCCGAAGAGGCAGTGCAATTAA